Proteins found in one Fibrobacter succinogenes genomic segment:
- the hisG gene encoding ATP phosphoribosyltransferase yields MIKVALPNKGMLFEPTQELLKACGYKASKPYKTLTQIDTKNGIEFFFLRPSDIPMYVGRGIIDAGITGIDFNAEAKSPAVKVLDLPFGASKLCAAVPNESPIQSLADLKDATIATSFPNIVESYYKKKMDFVVLEGAVEISVSLGVANAIVDVVETGTTLKQAGLRIIGEPLFRSNAAIFCNPQKTELEEVNTLIRRIQGKLVAQTYMMIEYDCPSELLARACEMTPGLDAPTVTKLHGREWYSVKAMVPREEANAIMDKLWDAGARSILLFGIESARI; encoded by the coding sequence ATGATTAAGGTAGCTCTCCCCAACAAGGGCATGCTCTTTGAGCCCACCCAGGAACTCCTCAAGGCCTGCGGTTACAAGGCATCCAAGCCCTACAAAACTTTGACCCAAATCGATACCAAGAACGGCATCGAATTCTTCTTCCTCCGTCCGAGCGACATCCCGATGTACGTGGGTCGCGGTATCATTGACGCAGGTATCACGGGTATTGATTTTAACGCCGAAGCCAAGAGCCCGGCCGTCAAGGTTTTGGACTTGCCGTTTGGCGCTTCCAAGCTTTGCGCAGCAGTCCCGAACGAAAGCCCGATCCAGAGCCTCGCCGACTTGAAGGACGCAACGATTGCTACAAGCTTCCCGAACATCGTGGAAAGCTATTACAAGAAGAAGATGGACTTCGTGGTGCTCGAAGGCGCTGTTGAAATTTCCGTAAGCCTCGGTGTCGCAAACGCTATCGTGGACGTTGTCGAAACGGGTACGACGCTCAAGCAGGCCGGACTGCGCATTATTGGCGAACCGCTCTTCCGCAGTAACGCAGCCATTTTCTGCAACCCGCAGAAGACGGAACTCGAAGAAGTCAACACGCTCATCCGTCGCATCCAGGGCAAGCTCGTCGCACAGACGTACATGATGATCGAGTACGACTGCCCCTCCGAACTTTTGGCAAGGGCTTGCGAAATGACTCCGGGTCTCGACGCCCCGACAGTGACGAAGCTCCACGGTCGTGAATGGTACTCCGTGAAGGCCATGGTGCCGCGCGAAGAAGCCAACGCCATCATGGACAAGCTTTGGGACGCAGGCGCAAGGAGCATTCTCCTGTTCGGCATCGAAAGCGCAAGAATTTAA
- a CDS encoding NUDIX domain-containing protein, which produces MAEEMIDILNSDGTPAGYARGRTEVHAKGLWHRTVHIWAFDTHGRIVFQLRSHLKENNPNLLDTSCAGHITAGDDSRNAAIRELHEEMGVDKRPDDFEYLFEATHENVLNNGTYFDNEYYDTYKIILSDEEATHLIPQPGEVDDFVWMTPAEFLEKHAKNPEKFVDHPKDYTWIQSIQHTQK; this is translated from the coding sequence ATGGCAGAAGAAATGATCGATATCCTGAACAGCGACGGAACTCCGGCGGGGTATGCCCGCGGAAGAACAGAAGTCCACGCCAAGGGACTTTGGCACCGCACGGTCCACATTTGGGCATTCGACACCCACGGCAGAATCGTTTTCCAGCTCCGTAGCCACCTCAAGGAAAACAACCCGAATCTGCTCGATACGAGCTGCGCAGGGCATATTACCGCAGGCGACGACAGCCGCAACGCCGCCATTCGCGAGCTCCACGAAGAGATGGGAGTTGACAAGCGCCCGGACGATTTCGAATACCTCTTTGAAGCGACCCACGAAAATGTCCTGAACAATGGGACGTATTTTGACAACGAATATTATGATACTTATAAGATTATTTTGTCCGATGAAGAGGCCACGCACTTAATTCCGCAACCAGGCGAAGTTGATGATTTCGTATGGATGACTCCCGCCGAATTTCTTGAAAAACACGCTAAAAACCCCGAAAAATTCGTAGACCACCCCAAAGATTACACGTGGATACAGTCAATACAACATACGCAAAAATAA
- a CDS encoding bile acid:sodium symporter family protein gives MLNLIRAVSRFLSTYTSLFVIACAIIAFFIPTLFGWVHGNTSSIILGIIMLSMGLTITMDDVRNLMKRPADIFLGAVAQYTIMPLVAFTLTKIFGLDPYLAIGIVLVGCCPGGVSSNVMSFLAKGDVTYSVSMTMASTLLAPLMTPLLVLWLADTSIEVNAVGMFLNILYVTVFPILIGFTCNYFFGKRAGFKEFQSNMPAVSVIGLALIVGGVIVTVRPQLLTNGMGLIALILAVVFLHNGLGYVLGYNVGRLFKFNTAKKRTISIEVGVQNAGMATVLAAAFFANPENLALHPEAALCVVPCAISCAYHSISGTILAGIFAHMDKKKSQ, from the coding sequence ATGCTTAATTTAATAAGGGCTGTTAGCCGCTTTTTATCGACATACACATCGCTTTTCGTTATCGCATGTGCGATCATCGCGTTTTTCATCCCGACGCTTTTTGGCTGGGTTCACGGCAACACAAGCTCAATTATTCTCGGCATCATCATGCTCAGCATGGGTCTCACCATCACCATGGACGACGTTCGCAACTTGATGAAACGCCCCGCCGACATTTTCCTTGGCGCCGTAGCACAGTACACCATCATGCCGCTCGTTGCGTTTACGCTCACGAAGATTTTCGGACTTGACCCGTATTTGGCTATCGGCATTGTCCTTGTCGGTTGCTGCCCAGGCGGCGTTTCGAGCAACGTCATGAGCTTTTTGGCTAAAGGCGACGTCACATACTCCGTAAGCATGACCATGGCAAGTACGCTCCTCGCCCCGCTTATGACTCCGCTTTTAGTCCTTTGGCTCGCCGATACAAGCATCGAAGTGAACGCCGTGGGCATGTTCCTCAACATCCTTTACGTGACGGTGTTTCCGATTCTCATCGGTTTCACTTGCAACTACTTCTTCGGCAAGCGAGCAGGCTTCAAAGAATTCCAATCGAACATGCCTGCCGTAAGCGTCATCGGCCTCGCGTTAATCGTCGGTGGCGTCATCGTGACCGTGCGTCCGCAACTCTTAACGAACGGCATGGGGCTTATTGCACTCATCCTCGCAGTAGTCTTTTTGCATAATGGCCTCGGCTATGTGCTCGGCTATAACGTCGGTCGTTTGTTCAAATTTAACACCGCCAAAAAGCGCACCATTTCCATCGAAGTCGGCGTGCAGAACGCAGGCATGGCAACAGTCCTCGCCGCAGCATTCTTCGCCAACCCAGAAAATCTCGCTCTCCACCCGGAAGCAGCCCTTTGCGTTGTTCCGTGCGCCATCAGCTGCGCCTACCATTCCATCAGCGGCACAATCCTCGCCGGAATTTTCGCGCACATGGATAAAAAGAAGTCTCAGTAG
- a CDS encoding methyltransferase domain-containing protein: MPGANSVTSNQETIHKDLEEVVRKYARTTFLRPIAEHTREAFAEVEEFVKKFYDARNNGQPQQEQNEKLWIHSPIALRTPGSRMTAEPSDAGITPLAVILDSGCGTGESTIHIARRFPNIPVIGIDKSCARLNKAGNPSQTSGEEVPANAFWIRAELLDFWRLALDCVKAGEWAIPYHAVYYPNPWPKQSEATRRFHMHPIFPTLLALGNTIELRTNWEIYAREFAEAARIVIEERTSIASKELYGSPSSLRSVEDDSKNGHSAEVDKKGGSRLLGLRSTQALAGTTIKCESFDPSTPETAFERKYKDARQALWRVVIC; encoded by the coding sequence ATGCCGGGTGCAAATTCCGTAACATCGAATCAAGAGACGATTCACAAAGATCTTGAAGAAGTTGTCCGCAAGTATGCGCGGACAACTTTTTTGCGTCCCATCGCAGAGCATACGCGAGAGGCATTTGCCGAAGTAGAAGAATTCGTAAAAAAGTTCTACGATGCTAGAAATAATGGACAGCCCCAACAAGAGCAAAACGAGAAATTATGGATACACTCCCCTATCGCGCTACGCACTCCAGGGTCGAGAATGACGGCAGAGCCGAGTGATGCAGGGATTACACCGCTTGCGGTCATTCTAGATTCCGGTTGTGGCACAGGAGAAAGCACCATCCATATCGCCCGACGCTTCCCGAACATTCCGGTCATCGGGATTGACAAGTCCTGCGCTCGTCTCAACAAAGCAGGCAATCCTTCGCAAACATCAGGCGAAGAAGTCCCTGCAAATGCTTTTTGGATTCGCGCAGAGCTTTTGGATTTTTGGCGACTTGCGCTTGACTGCGTTAAAGCAGGCGAATGGGCAATTCCGTACCACGCGGTGTATTACCCGAACCCGTGGCCTAAACAAAGCGAAGCCACAAGGCGATTCCACATGCACCCGATTTTTCCGACGTTACTTGCACTCGGGAATACAATCGAGCTCCGCACGAACTGGGAAATCTACGCCCGCGAATTTGCAGAAGCCGCGAGAATCGTGATTGAAGAACGCACAAGCATAGCCTCGAAAGAACTTTATGGATCCCCTTCCTCGCTTCGTTCGGTCGAGGATGACAGCAAGAATGGTCATTCGGCCGAAGTGGACAAAAAGGGAGGTTCCCGCTTGCTTGGACTGCGTTCAACACAGGCTCTGGCGGGAACGACAATTAAGTGCGAAAGTTTCGACCCAAGCACCCCCGAAACAGCCTTTGAACGGAAATATAAAGATGCCCGCCAAGCACTCTGGCGGGTGGTTATTTGCTAA
- a CDS encoding EAL and HDOD domain-containing protein: MQSLAYLARQPILDRDGNIFAYELLFRDSPNSVTAIIASDVQATAQVLENVLNSIGLERLVGGKKAFVNCSREMLLDNLFGLLNPNSFVLEILEDVTVDRALIRAIERHKSRGFELALDDFIMNDEFIKRFEPLFKHVSYVKMDLVDNTPEAMEKAAKFFKEKNIKILAEKVEDEETFKHCKNAGYEYFQGFFFAKPELVTGQKIDATSAAILKIIQLLHTRPTLEKLCDELDKQPDIAANLMQFVNSDVRDKPAIETVKGAIVWVGMKKIQEWLKLMLYARIGTIFELKLNSTQRYVSTSK; encoded by the coding sequence ATGCAATCTCTCGCTTACTTGGCACGTCAACCGATTCTAGACCGCGATGGAAATATCTTCGCGTATGAATTGCTATTCCGAGACTCGCCAAATAGCGTTACCGCCATCATTGCAAGCGATGTGCAGGCTACCGCTCAGGTGCTAGAGAATGTCCTCAACAGCATCGGGCTTGAGCGTCTTGTCGGGGGCAAAAAAGCTTTTGTCAATTGCAGCCGCGAGATGCTTTTGGACAACTTGTTCGGGCTTTTAAATCCCAACAGTTTTGTCCTTGAAATTCTCGAAGATGTTACCGTCGATAGAGCGCTTATCCGCGCCATCGAACGGCATAAGTCTCGCGGTTTTGAACTGGCGCTAGACGATTTTATCATGAACGACGAGTTCATAAAGCGCTTCGAGCCATTGTTCAAGCACGTTTCGTACGTCAAGATGGACTTGGTCGATAACACGCCCGAAGCGATGGAAAAAGCAGCCAAGTTCTTTAAAGAAAAGAACATCAAGATTCTCGCCGAAAAAGTCGAGGACGAAGAAACGTTCAAGCACTGCAAAAATGCCGGATACGAATACTTCCAGGGATTTTTCTTTGCAAAGCCGGAACTCGTAACCGGACAAAAGATAGACGCGACTTCGGCCGCCATTCTCAAAATCATCCAACTGTTGCACACGCGACCGACACTCGAAAAACTCTGCGATGAACTCGACAAGCAGCCGGACATTGCAGCAAACCTCATGCAATTTGTGAATTCGGATGTGCGCGACAAACCCGCTATCGAAACGGTTAAAGGCGCCATCGTCTGGGTGGGCATGAAGAAAATCCAGGAGTGGCTAAAGCTCATGCTTTACGCCCGCATCGGAACGATTTTCGAACTGAAACTGAACAGCACACAACGATACGTAAGCACTAGCAAATGA
- a CDS encoding O-acetylhomoserine aminocarboxypropyltransferase/cysteine synthase family protein, whose amino-acid sequence MSKIETLCIQGGWQPKNGEPRVLPIYQSTTFKYETTNDMADLFDLKASGYFYTRLQNPTNDAVANKIAALEGGVAAMLTSSGQAANFYAVFNICESGDHFISTSAIYGGTSNLFSVTMKKLGIECTFVDQDASDEEIEKAFRPNTKCVFGETVANPAGKVLDLKRFADLAHKHGVPMIVDNTFPTPILCRPIEFGVDIVTHSTTKYMDGHATAVGGCIVDSGNFDWEANHDRFKGLTEPDPSYHGLAYTKAFGKGAFITKATAQLMRDFGSIQSPQNAFLLNLGLETLHLRMPRHCENALACAKFLKNHPKVAWVNYAGLEGDKYYELAQKQFNGGLPCGVLTFGIKGGREKSIQFMDSLKMICIVTHVADARSCVLHPASHTHRQLTDEQLIEAGVAPDLIRFSVGIENVEDIIADLTQALDKV is encoded by the coding sequence ATGTCTAAAATCGAAACTCTTTGCATTCAGGGCGGCTGGCAGCCGAAAAACGGCGAACCGCGCGTTCTCCCCATTTACCAGAGCACCACGTTCAAGTACGAGACCACCAATGACATGGCCGACTTGTTCGACTTGAAGGCTTCCGGCTACTTCTACACCCGTCTGCAGAACCCGACCAACGACGCCGTCGCTAACAAGATTGCCGCTCTCGAAGGTGGTGTTGCCGCGATGCTCACGAGTTCCGGTCAGGCAGCAAACTTCTATGCCGTCTTCAACATCTGCGAATCTGGCGACCATTTCATCAGCACTTCTGCTATTTACGGCGGCACGAGCAACCTCTTCTCCGTGACCATGAAGAAGCTCGGCATCGAATGCACGTTCGTTGACCAGGATGCCTCTGACGAAGAAATCGAAAAGGCTTTCCGCCCGAACACCAAGTGCGTCTTCGGCGAAACAGTCGCAAACCCGGCTGGCAAGGTTTTGGACCTCAAGCGCTTTGCTGATCTCGCCCACAAGCACGGCGTTCCGATGATCGTCGATAACACCTTCCCGACTCCGATTCTCTGCCGTCCGATTGAATTCGGCGTCGATATCGTGACGCATTCCACCACCAAGTACATGGATGGCCATGCTACTGCTGTGGGCGGCTGCATCGTCGATAGCGGCAACTTCGACTGGGAAGCAAACCACGACCGTTTCAAGGGCCTCACCGAACCGGATCCGAGCTACCACGGTCTCGCCTACACGAAGGCATTCGGCAAGGGCGCTTTCATCACGAAGGCTACCGCACAGCTCATGCGCGACTTTGGTTCTATCCAGTCTCCGCAGAACGCATTCCTCTTGAACCTCGGTCTTGAAACTTTGCACCTCCGCATGCCGCGCCACTGCGAAAACGCTCTCGCCTGCGCCAAGTTCCTCAAGAACCACCCGAAGGTGGCCTGGGTCAACTACGCAGGCCTCGAAGGCGACAAGTACTATGAACTCGCCCAGAAGCAGTTCAATGGCGGTCTCCCGTGCGGCGTTCTCACGTTCGGCATCAAGGGTGGTCGTGAAAAGTCCATCCAGTTCATGGATAGCCTCAAGATGATCTGCATCGTGACTCACGTGGCCGACGCCCGCAGCTGCGTGCTGCATCCGGCAAGCCACACGCACCGTCAGCTCACCGACGAACAGCTCATCGAAGCAGGCGTTGCACCGGACCTCATCCGTTTCAGCGTGGGTATCGAGAACGTCGAAGACATTATCGCCGACCTCACGCAGGCTTTGGACAAAGTGTAA
- the hisE gene encoding phosphoribosyl-ATP diphosphatase produces MTFEEMYALACQRKKDMPEGKGTTELFKKGPHGIGKKLVEEAAESWMAARFESRDAQCLELSQVLYYVAVMMAEKGLTLEEVYAKL; encoded by the coding sequence ATGACGTTTGAAGAAATGTACGCTCTGGCTTGCCAGCGCAAAAAAGACATGCCGGAAGGCAAGGGCACCACGGAACTTTTCAAGAAGGGTCCGCATGGCATCGGCAAGAAGCTTGTCGAAGAAGCCGCCGAAAGCTGGATGGCCGCCCGCTTTGAATCGCGCGACGCCCAGTGCCTCGAACTTTCTCAGGTGCTCTACTACGTTGCCGTCATGATGGCAGAAAAAGGTCTCACCCTCGAAGAAGTGTACGCAAAACTATGA
- a CDS encoding patatin family protein → MKYKNTAIIVEGGGLRGAYSGGILDILADKEIKFGGAAGTSAGAIHLCSFLSGQIGRNFRVDTIHSKSPRYMSFRNLLFTGDYFAFDYCYKQIPYKIDPFEFDKFTEQCQETEFHVCITDVETGLAEYPHITDYRNEDEMNYIRASASMPILSKIVEIHGKKFLDGGVADSIPFEQMFKKGFERAVVILTRPLGYRKKINKALPLVKLAYRHYPKFVEAVATRHIRYNQALDKLAQLEAEGKVFIFRPSKRIKISDIESNKKKIAELYELGKQDAHTKMPELLKFLEG, encoded by the coding sequence ATGAAGTACAAAAACACAGCCATTATTGTCGAAGGTGGCGGTTTACGAGGGGCGTATTCCGGCGGCATTCTCGACATTCTTGCAGATAAAGAAATAAAATTTGGAGGCGCAGCCGGCACATCTGCAGGCGCAATTCATTTGTGCAGTTTCTTGTCGGGGCAAATCGGGCGCAACTTTCGCGTCGACACAATCCACTCTAAAAGCCCTCGTTACATGAGCTTTAGAAACCTGTTGTTCACAGGCGATTATTTTGCTTTCGACTATTGTTATAAACAAATTCCATACAAAATCGATCCGTTCGAATTTGACAAGTTCACCGAGCAATGCCAAGAGACCGAATTCCATGTTTGCATAACGGATGTGGAAACGGGATTAGCCGAATACCCGCACATCACCGACTATCGCAACGAAGACGAGATGAACTACATCCGCGCCTCCGCGAGCATGCCGATTTTGAGCAAGATTGTCGAAATTCACGGAAAAAAATTCCTTGACGGAGGCGTTGCCGACAGCATTCCGTTCGAACAGATGTTCAAAAAGGGATTTGAACGCGCCGTGGTGATTCTGACGCGCCCGCTCGGCTACCGCAAAAAAATCAACAAAGCCCTCCCGCTTGTAAAACTCGCCTACCGCCATTACCCCAAATTCGTGGAAGCGGTTGCCACGCGCCATATCCGCTACAACCAGGCGCTTGACAAACTTGCACAACTCGAAGCCGAAGGCAAGGTATTCATTTTCCGCCCGAGCAAACGGATCAAAATTTCGGACATAGAATCGAATAAAAAGAAAATTGCGGAACTTTACGAGCTAGGAAAACAAGACGCCCACACCAAGATGCCGGAACTGCTGAAGTTCTTGGAAGGATGA
- a CDS encoding putative transporter codes for MEWLIDLLVKPSVGQQVLVISLTAAIGIMVGKIKVKGVSLGGAGALFVGILLGHIGMRIEPSVLHFMQEFGLILFVYTIGMQVGPGFVDSLKRHGLVLNILAVSIVLLGVLATVLIYFTTSMHGNVPVLIGMLCGAVTNTPSLGAANSALTAAGVDASLTGVGYAVAYPFGVIGIILVMILVRVFFKQKPDTAAAEYQKEIAEQSKEIMSCTLRVDNANLVGCKIKDIPGLISTGAVVTRHARDQVINMPKGDMTLELGDLVHVVGMPEAIEGLEKIIGEKQATPITLQKSNLAVKTILVTNKKILGKSIQQLALNDRFGVTVSRVTRGGFKFTGRLDIRVKFADKLLVVGTPDAIAAAAKELGDSLTALDHPEILPAFLGIFLGVIVGSIPVAIPGMPTPLKLGLAGGPLIVAIILSRKRKMGPLNFFMANSANLMLRELGITIFLSCVGLNAGIKFFDVLLNGDGFYYMALSAIITFVPLMIVAIVGKAVFKVNYLSLCGVLAGATTDPPALAFANGLSNSEATNIGYASVYPLTMLLRILSGQVLAILLIS; via the coding sequence ATGGAATGGCTTATTGACTTACTCGTTAAACCCTCCGTCGGACAACAGGTGTTGGTAATTTCCCTCACTGCAGCTATTGGTATTATGGTGGGGAAAATCAAGGTTAAAGGTGTTAGCCTTGGAGGAGCTGGAGCTCTTTTCGTAGGAATCCTTCTAGGTCATATCGGAATGCGGATTGAGCCCAGCGTACTCCATTTTATGCAAGAATTTGGCCTTATTTTATTTGTTTATACAATCGGTATGCAGGTAGGCCCTGGCTTTGTAGACTCCCTAAAAAGACATGGGTTGGTGCTTAATATTCTCGCAGTAAGCATTGTCCTTCTGGGCGTACTTGCTACCGTCCTTATTTATTTTACGACAAGTATGCACGGCAATGTTCCGGTGCTTATCGGTATGCTTTGCGGTGCGGTGACGAATACTCCTTCGCTTGGTGCTGCAAATTCGGCGCTTACGGCGGCTGGTGTCGATGCTTCTTTGACGGGCGTGGGGTATGCGGTGGCGTATCCGTTCGGTGTGATTGGCATTATCCTTGTGATGATTCTTGTGCGCGTGTTCTTTAAGCAGAAACCGGATACTGCTGCTGCTGAGTACCAAAAAGAAATTGCGGAGCAGTCCAAGGAAATCATGTCTTGCACGCTCAGGGTCGATAACGCAAATCTTGTAGGGTGCAAAATCAAGGATATTCCGGGGCTCATTTCGACCGGAGCCGTGGTGACGCGCCATGCTCGCGACCAGGTGATTAACATGCCAAAGGGCGATATGACGCTGGAACTTGGCGACTTGGTGCATGTGGTCGGTATGCCCGAGGCGATTGAGGGCTTGGAAAAGATTATTGGCGAAAAACAGGCTACGCCGATTACGCTCCAGAAATCGAATTTGGCCGTCAAGACGATTCTCGTGACGAACAAGAAAATTCTTGGCAAGAGTATCCAGCAGCTTGCGCTTAACGATCGCTTTGGTGTGACGGTAAGCCGTGTGACGCGTGGCGGGTTCAAGTTCACCGGGCGCCTCGATATCCGCGTGAAGTTTGCAGACAAATTGCTTGTTGTGGGTACGCCGGATGCAATTGCTGCTGCGGCAAAGGAATTGGGCGACTCGCTCACGGCGCTTGACCATCCGGAAATTTTGCCGGCATTCCTCGGAATTTTCCTCGGCGTGATTGTCGGAAGTATCCCGGTGGCGATTCCTGGCATGCCGACTCCGCTCAAGCTCGGGCTTGCTGGCGGTCCGCTGATTGTCGCGATTATCCTTAGCCGTAAACGAAAGATGGGTCCGCTCAACTTTTTCATGGCGAATAGCGCGAACCTTATGCTGCGTGAACTCGGCATTACGATTTTCCTCAGCTGCGTGGGTCTCAATGCCGGTATCAAGTTCTTTGATGTGCTCTTGAACGGCGACGGATTCTACTACATGGCGCTTTCGGCGATTATCACATTTGTTCCGCTGATGATTGTGGCGATTGTGGGTAAGGCCGTGTTCAAGGTCAATTACCTCTCGCTTTGCGGTGTGCTTGCTGGTGCAACGACAGACCCTCCGGCGCTCGCGTTCGCAAACGGGCTCAGCAATTCCGAAGCAACGAACATCGGTTACGCCTCTGTTTACCCGCTTACGATGTTGCTAAGAATTTTGAGCGGGCAGGTGCTTGCGATACTGCTGATCTCTTGA
- a CDS encoding TIGR02147 family protein, with translation MPEVLDYLEYREYLKDWFVETKKDNPFTSYRYLGQKTGVDPAWLVRVFQKEGHLNESTLPVFIRICGLDDRRAEYFKTLYRFNKTKAKQTLSELYYKLLELRSLETRVLSEPELAYFGSWACAALRALIGITKDTSDIAGLGKHLNPPISQDDARNALGILKQLGLVVPDGTGGWNITDQIISTGGEVKSSAVRSFHRHTMELAQESLDRHKPEERDISSVVFTADESDLPEIKHKIEEFRRGLLQFARKSERADRVYALNIAMFPLSDKVADPATGPTSPQNNGGGK, from the coding sequence ATGCCTGAAGTATTAGACTATTTGGAGTACCGTGAGTACCTGAAGGACTGGTTTGTCGAGACTAAAAAAGACAACCCGTTTACCTCGTACCGCTATCTCGGCCAGAAAACCGGCGTAGATCCGGCCTGGCTTGTCCGCGTTTTCCAAAAAGAAGGCCATCTGAACGAGAGCACGCTTCCCGTGTTCATCAGAATTTGCGGTCTCGATGACCGTCGCGCCGAATACTTCAAGACCCTTTACAGGTTCAACAAGACCAAGGCTAAGCAGACACTTTCCGAGCTCTATTACAAGCTCTTGGAGCTCCGCTCGCTCGAAACACGCGTGCTTTCGGAACCGGAACTCGCCTACTTTGGCAGCTGGGCATGTGCGGCCCTCCGCGCTCTCATCGGCATTACGAAAGACACAAGCGACATCGCAGGCCTTGGCAAGCATTTGAACCCGCCCATTTCGCAAGATGACGCCCGCAACGCACTTGGCATCTTGAAGCAGCTTGGGCTCGTAGTTCCTGACGGTACTGGCGGTTGGAACATTACAGACCAGATTATCAGCACCGGCGGCGAAGTCAAGAGTTCCGCAGTCCGCAGTTTCCACAGGCATACGATGGAACTGGCGCAAGAATCGCTCGACCGCCATAAGCCCGAAGAACGAGACATTTCGAGCGTCGTGTTCACTGCAGATGAATCCGACCTGCCCGAAATCAAGCATAAAATCGAGGAATTCCGCCGAGGACTCCTGCAATTTGCCCGCAAGAGCGAACGCGCCGACCGTGTTTATGCATTGAATATCGCCATGTTCCCCCTCTCCGACAAGGTAGCAGACCCGGCAACAGGCCCTACTTCGCCGCAAAATAACGGAGGTGGGAAATGA
- a CDS encoding carboxypeptidase-like regulatory domain-containing protein: MIFRKKLYIKGMELKQNKTRRALALIAPIAVGFLLCACGSDNVAGGGPSGTEAGNAITAQILIANAPAANARVKLVEHNSLNGIEDGFTAIANDNGFVTIEKVPVGNYTMEASLNESAVQLSVDIKDTINDVDLGAHSLQKSVYIGGSIANFVDDSISESIKNMTGVLKFRGLDHSATIKDGKFEVKGLPAGNLNLVFIPDNAIDTIYVPIKTDAGDSITSIKPQDSIPENKNERLLIDDFEDGDNIHLYGSEFRNLFNPFDPSGGWSIITASNFQAMAPENEQIKIYPEIPLENTSHPFLLVIQQNDNSGKEVHLNFDFPDTASYELWALVALYIGNQYTTYDLSSVDSIAFDAWGFGDAEIQVIRKDFTGNSYTTGKYAFTLPKTKTNLKFAWADIVPKAEDRKSVTFISIVFHNDAELHFDNFEFIGKDLMNIWKTKE; this comes from the coding sequence ATGATTTTCAGAAAGAAATTATATATTAAGGGTATGGAATTGAAGCAGAACAAAACCAGACGCGCACTTGCACTGATTGCTCCGATCGCAGTCGGGTTTTTGCTATGCGCCTGCGGTTCTGACAATGTTGCAGGTGGCGGTCCGAGCGGTACAGAAGCCGGTAACGCCATCACAGCCCAAATCCTTATTGCAAATGCTCCCGCAGCCAATGCCCGAGTCAAGCTTGTCGAACACAACAGCCTGAACGGTATCGAAGACGGCTTCACAGCCATTGCAAACGATAACGGTTTTGTGACTATCGAAAAAGTTCCTGTCGGCAACTACACAATGGAAGCCTCACTCAACGAGTCTGCCGTCCAATTGTCTGTTGATATCAAGGACACCATAAACGATGTCGATCTGGGAGCACACAGCTTGCAAAAGTCCGTCTACATCGGCGGTTCTATCGCAAACTTCGTTGACGATTCTATCAGCGAAAGCATTAAGAACATGACAGGCGTTCTCAAGTTCCGCGGCCTCGACCATTCTGCCACAATCAAGGACGGCAAGTTCGAAGTCAAGGGCCTCCCAGCCGGAAACCTGAACTTGGTGTTCATCCCGGATAACGCTATCGATACAATATATGTACCGATAAAAACAGATGCAGGCGATTCAATTACGTCAATCAAGCCTCAAGATTCCATCCCAGAAAACAAGAACGAAAGATTACTCATCGACGACTTTGAGGATGGAGACAACATCCATCTTTACGGTTCAGAATTCAGGAACCTGTTTAACCCATTTGACCCTAGCGGGGGATGGTCGATAATCACAGCCTCCAATTTCCAGGCGATGGCACCAGAAAATGAACAAATCAAAATTTATCCGGAAATTCCATTAGAAAACACTAGTCATCCATTCCTGTTAGTTATTCAACAAAATGACAACAGCGGCAAAGAAGTCCATTTGAACTTTGATTTCCCAGATACAGCAAGCTATGAATTATGGGCTTTGGTTGCATTGTACATCGGCAACCAATATACAACCTACGATTTAAGCTCAGTCGACTCAATAGCCTTTGACGCCTGGGGTTTTGGGGATGCAGAAATCCAAGTCATACGAAAGGACTTTACAGGTAACAGCTACACGACAGGGAAATACGCATTTACTCTTCCAAAAACGAAGACAAATCTCAAATTCGCTTGGGCAGATATTGTACCCAAAGCAGAAGATCGCAAGAGTGTAACTTTTATTTCTATCGTGTTCCACAACGATGCGGAACTCCACTTCGACAACTTTGAATTCATCGGCAAAGACCTGATGAACATCTGGAAAACAAAGGAATAA